A genome region from Hippopotamus amphibius kiboko isolate mHipAmp2 chromosome 1, mHipAmp2.hap2, whole genome shotgun sequence includes the following:
- the PUSL1 gene encoding tRNA pseudouridine synthase-like 1 isoform X7, producing MGAGSVRARYLVYFQYLGTDFKYVLWASHPCPRPLRVAGRRREHPSSSRRAADGRRPRGWLALSLGGVAAVRGAQHAVGVQNYLEEAAERLNSAVPVKFTISSRTDAGVHALSNAAHLDVQRRAGRPPFSPEVLADALNTHLRHPAIRILQAFRVPSHFHARHAATSRTYLYRLATGCPRPDQLPVFERSRCWALRADCLDVAAMQEAAQHLLGTHDFSAFQSAGSPAASPVRTLRRASVSPEPASPFVLPQESRRLRFWTLEFESQSFLYRQVRRMTAVLVAVGLGALTPAQVRVILESRDPLGRHQSRVAPAYGLFLKSVLYESLGSVPKQPCAASACTEVPDELLVPSEVSS from the exons ATGGGCGCGGGCTCGGTGCGGGCGCGCTACCTCGTGTACTTCCAGTACTTGGGCACGGACTTTAAGTACGTCCTCTGGGCCTCCCACCCGTGCCCGCGACCCCTTCGTGTAGCCGGGCGCCGCAGGGAACACCCGAGCTCGAGCCGGAGAGCAGCCGACGGCCGGCGCCCGCGGGGATGGCTGGCGCTGAGTTTAGG CGGGGTCGCGGCCGTCAGGGGCGCGCAGCACGCCGTCGGAGTCCAGAACTACCTGGAG GAGGCCGCAGAGCGGCTGAACTCGGCGGTGCCGGTCAAGTTCACCATCTCCAGCCGCACGGATGCTGGGGTCCACGCCCTGAGCAACGCGGCGCACCTGGACGTCCAGCGCCGCGCAGGCCGGCCGCCCTTCTCCCCTGAGGTCCTGGCGGACGCCCTCAACACCCACCTGAGGCACCCGGCCATCCG GATACTGCAGGCTTTCCGTGTGCCCAGCCACTTCCATGCCCGCCACGCAGCCACGTCCAGGACCTACCTGTACCGCCTGGCTACCGGCTGCCCCAGGCCTGACCAGCTGCCTGTGTTTGAACGAAGCCGATGCTGGGCGCTTCGGGCTGA CTGTTTGGATGTGGCTGCCATGCAGGAGGCTGCCCAGCACCTCCTGGGGACACATGACTTCAGTGCCTTCCAGTCAGCCGGCAGCCCAGCTGCCAGCCCGGTACGCACCCTGCGCCGAGCCTCCGTGTCCCCCGAGCCCGCCAGCCCCTTTGTCCTCCCCCAGGAGAGCAG GCGGCTGCGGTTCTGGACCCTGGAGTTTGAGAGCCAGTCCTTCCTATACAGACAG GTGCGGAGGATGACAGCTGTGCTggtggctgtggggctgggggctttGACGCCTGCTCAGGTGAGGGTGATTCTGGAGAGCCGGGACCCCCTGGGCAGGCACCAGAGCCGAGTGGCCCCTGCCTATGGCTTGTTCCTGAAGTCGGTGCTCTACGAGAGCCTCG GCTCTGTCCCCAAGCAGCCCTGCGCAGCCTCGGCGTGCACAGAAGTCCCAGATGAGCTCCTGGTGCCCAGTGAGGTCAGCAGCTAG
- the PUSL1 gene encoding tRNA pseudouridine synthase-like 1 isoform X5, giving the protein MGAGSVRARYLVYFQYLGTDFKYVLWASHPCPRPLRVAGRRREHPSSSRRAADGRRPRGWLALSLGSAPPASGPGPRDRTAACGRRGRGGRGPGRGGLRALTSVHPARSGVAAVRGAQHAVGVQNYLEEAAERLNSAVPVKFTISSRTDAGVHALSNAAHLDVQRRAGRPPFSPEVLADALNTHLRHPAIRILQAFRVPSHFHARHAATSRTYLYRLATGCPRPDQLPVFERSRCWALRADCLDVAAMQEAAQHLLGTHDFSAFQSAGSPAASPVRTLRRASVSPEPASPFVLPQESRRLRFWTLEFESQSFLYRQVRRMTAVLVAVGLGALTPAQVRVILESRDPLGRHQSRVAPAYGLFLKSVLYESLGSVPKQPCAASACTEVPDELLVPSEVSS; this is encoded by the exons ATGGGCGCGGGCTCGGTGCGGGCGCGCTACCTCGTGTACTTCCAGTACTTGGGCACGGACTTTAAGTACGTCCTCTGGGCCTCCCACCCGTGCCCGCGACCCCTTCGTGTAGCCGGGCGCCGCAGGGAACACCCGAGCTCGAGCCGGAGAGCAGCCGACGGCCGGCGCCCGCGGGGATGGCTGGCGCTGAGTTTAGGGTCCGCACCTCCTGCCTCGGGCCCCGGCCCCCGGGACAGAACGGCCGCCTGTGGCCGCagagggcggggcgggcggggcccggggcggggcggcctCCGCGCGCTGACCTCCGTCCACCCTGCCCGCAGCGGGGTCGCGGCCGTCAGGGGCGCGCAGCACGCCGTCGGAGTCCAGAACTACCTGGAG GAGGCCGCAGAGCGGCTGAACTCGGCGGTGCCGGTCAAGTTCACCATCTCCAGCCGCACGGATGCTGGGGTCCACGCCCTGAGCAACGCGGCGCACCTGGACGTCCAGCGCCGCGCAGGCCGGCCGCCCTTCTCCCCTGAGGTCCTGGCGGACGCCCTCAACACCCACCTGAGGCACCCGGCCATCCG GATACTGCAGGCTTTCCGTGTGCCCAGCCACTTCCATGCCCGCCACGCAGCCACGTCCAGGACCTACCTGTACCGCCTGGCTACCGGCTGCCCCAGGCCTGACCAGCTGCCTGTGTTTGAACGAAGCCGATGCTGGGCGCTTCGGGCTGA CTGTTTGGATGTGGCTGCCATGCAGGAGGCTGCCCAGCACCTCCTGGGGACACATGACTTCAGTGCCTTCCAGTCAGCCGGCAGCCCAGCTGCCAGCCCGGTACGCACCCTGCGCCGAGCCTCCGTGTCCCCCGAGCCCGCCAGCCCCTTTGTCCTCCCCCAGGAGAGCAG GCGGCTGCGGTTCTGGACCCTGGAGTTTGAGAGCCAGTCCTTCCTATACAGACAG GTGCGGAGGATGACAGCTGTGCTggtggctgtggggctgggggctttGACGCCTGCTCAGGTGAGGGTGATTCTGGAGAGCCGGGACCCCCTGGGCAGGCACCAGAGCCGAGTGGCCCCTGCCTATGGCTTGTTCCTGAAGTCGGTGCTCTACGAGAGCCTCG GCTCTGTCCCCAAGCAGCCCTGCGCAGCCTCGGCGTGCACAGAAGTCCCAGATGAGCTCCTGGTGCCCAGTGAGGTCAGCAGCTAG
- the PUSL1 gene encoding tRNA pseudouridine synthase-like 1 isoform X6: protein MAGAEFRVRTSCLGPRPPGQNGRLWPQRAGRAGPGAGRPPRADLRPPCPQRGRGRQGRAARRRSPELPGGELRRPAPGREEGDPREGQMGAPPAAAVPHQEAAERLNSAVPVKFTISSRTDAGVHALSNAAHLDVQRRAGRPPFSPEVLADALNTHLRHPAIRILQAFRVPSHFHARHAATSRTYLYRLATGCPRPDQLPVFERSRCWALRADCLDVAAMQEAAQHLLGTHDFSAFQSAGSPAASPVRTLRRASVSPEPASPFVLPQESRRLRFWTLEFESQSFLYRQVRRMTAVLVAVGLGALTPAQVRVILESRDPLGRHQSRVAPAYGLFLKSVLYESLGSVPKQPCAASACTEVPDELLVPSEVSS from the exons ATGGCTGGCGCTGAGTTTAGGGTCCGCACCTCCTGCCTCGGGCCCCGGCCCCCGGGACAGAACGGCCGCCTGTGGCCGCagagggcggggcgggcggggcccggggcggggcggcctCCGCGCGCTGACCTCCGTCCACCCTGCCCGCAGCGGGGTCGCGGCCGTCAGGGGCGCGCAGCACGCCGTCGGAGTCCAGAACTACCTGGAGGTGAGCTCCGCCGGCCTGCGcccgggagggaggagggcgaCCCCCGGGAGGGGCAGATGGGAGCCCCGCCCGCGGCCGCTGTGCCCCACCAGGAGGCCGCAGAGCGGCTGAACTCGGCGGTGCCGGTCAAGTTCACCATCTCCAGCCGCACGGATGCTGGGGTCCACGCCCTGAGCAACGCGGCGCACCTGGACGTCCAGCGCCGCGCAGGCCGGCCGCCCTTCTCCCCTGAGGTCCTGGCGGACGCCCTCAACACCCACCTGAGGCACCCGGCCATCCG GATACTGCAGGCTTTCCGTGTGCCCAGCCACTTCCATGCCCGCCACGCAGCCACGTCCAGGACCTACCTGTACCGCCTGGCTACCGGCTGCCCCAGGCCTGACCAGCTGCCTGTGTTTGAACGAAGCCGATGCTGGGCGCTTCGGGCTGA CTGTTTGGATGTGGCTGCCATGCAGGAGGCTGCCCAGCACCTCCTGGGGACACATGACTTCAGTGCCTTCCAGTCAGCCGGCAGCCCAGCTGCCAGCCCGGTACGCACCCTGCGCCGAGCCTCCGTGTCCCCCGAGCCCGCCAGCCCCTTTGTCCTCCCCCAGGAGAGCAG GCGGCTGCGGTTCTGGACCCTGGAGTTTGAGAGCCAGTCCTTCCTATACAGACAG GTGCGGAGGATGACAGCTGTGCTggtggctgtggggctgggggctttGACGCCTGCTCAGGTGAGGGTGATTCTGGAGAGCCGGGACCCCCTGGGCAGGCACCAGAGCCGAGTGGCCCCTGCCTATGGCTTGTTCCTGAAGTCGGTGCTCTACGAGAGCCTCG GCTCTGTCCCCAAGCAGCCCTGCGCAGCCTCGGCGTGCACAGAAGTCCCAGATGAGCTCCTGGTGCCCAGTGAGGTCAGCAGCTAG
- the INTS11 gene encoding integrator complex subunit 11 isoform X1, with product MLDCGMHMGFSDDRRFPDFSYITRGGRLTDFLDCVIISHFHLDHCGALPYFSEMVGYDGPIYMTQPTQAICPILLEDYRKIAVDKKGEANFFTSQMIKDCMKKVVAVHLHQTVQVDDELEIKAYYAGHVLGAAMFQIKVGSESVVYTGDYNMTPDRHLGAAWIDKCRPNLLITESTYATTIRDSKRCRERDFLKKVHETVERGGKVLIPVFALGRAQELCILLETFWERMDLKAPIYFSTGLTEKANHYYKLFIPWTNQKIRKTFVQRNMFEFKHIKAFDRAFADSPGPMVVFATPGMLHAGQSLQIFRKWAGNEKNMVIMPGYCVQGTVGHKILSGQRKLEMEGRQVLEVKMQVEYMSFSAHADAKGIMQLVGQAEPENVLLVHGEAKKMEFLKQKIEQEFRVSCYMPANGETVTLPTSPSIPVGISLGLLKREMAQGLLPDAKKPRLLHGTLIMKDSNFRLVSSEQALKELGLAEHQLRFTCRVHLHDTRKEQETAVRVYSHLKSVLKDHCVQHLPDGSVTVESILIQAAAHSEDPSTKVLLVSWTYQDEELGSYLTSLLKKGLPQAS from the exons ATGCTGGACTGCGggatgcacatgggcttcagtgacGAC aggcgcttccccGACTTTTCCTACATCACCCGCGGCGGCCGGCTGACCGACTTCCTGGACTGTGTGATCATCAG CCACTTCCACCTGGACCACTGCGGGGCGCTCCCTTACTTCAGCGAGATGGTGGGCTACGACGGGCCCATCTACATGACCCAGCCCACCCAGGCCATCTGCCCCATCCTGCTGGAGGACTACCGCAAGATCGCCGTGGACAAGAAGGGCGAGGCCAATTTCTTCACGTCCCAGATGATCAAGGACTGCATGAAGAAGGTGGTGGCCGTCCACCTCCACCAGACAGTGCAg GTGGACGATGAGCTAGAAATCAAGGCTTACTACGCGGGCCACGTGCTGGGGGCGGCCATGTTCCAGATTAAAGTGGGCTCAGAGTCTGTGGTCTACACG GGGGATTATAACATGACCCCGGACCGGCATTTGGG AGCCGCCTGGATTGACAAATGCCGCCCCAACCTGCTCATCACAGAGTCCACATATGCCACCACCATCCGTGACTCCAAGCGCTGCCGGGAGCGAGACTTCCTGAAGAAGGTCCATGAGACCGTGGAGCGTGGTGGGAAG gtGCTGATCCCCGTGTTTGCGCTGGGCCGCGCTCAGGAGCTCTGCATCCTGCTGGAGACCTTCTG GGAGCGCATGGACCTGAAGGCCCCCATCTACTTCTCCACGGGCCTGACGGAGAAGGCGAACCACTACTACAAGCTCTTCATCCCCTGGACTAACCAGAAGATCCGGAAGACCTTCGTGCAGAGGAACATGTTTGAGTTCAAGCACATTAAGGCCTTTGACCGGGCGTTTGCTGACAGCCCGGGTCCCATG GTCGTGTTTGCCACCCCGGGGATGCTGCATGCCGGCCAGTCCCTACAAATCTTCCGGAAGTGGGCAGGGAACGAGAAGAACATG GTCATCATGCCCGGCTACTGCGTCCAGGGCACTGTGGGCCACAAGATCCTGAGTGGGCAGCGcaagctggagatggaggggcgaCAGGTG CTGGAGGTCAAGATGCAGGTGGAGTACATGTCCTTCAGCGCCCACGCAGATGCCAAGGGCATCATGCAGCTGGTGGGCCAGGCAGAGCCAGAGAACGTGCTGTTGGTACACGGCGAGGCCAAGAAGATGGAGTTTCTGAAGCAGAAGATCGAGCAGGAATTCC GGGTTAGCTGCTACATGCCGGCCAATGGTGAGACAGTGACGCTGCCCACGAGCCCCAGCATCCCCGTGGGCATCTCACTGGGGCTACTGAAGCGGGAGATGGCACAGG GCCTGCTCCCTGATGCCAAGAAGCCCCGGCTCTTGCACGGCACCCTGATCATGAAGGACAGC aACTTCCGGCTCGTGTCCTCAGAGCAGGCCCTCAAGGAGCTGGGCCTGGCCGAGCACCAGCTGCGCTTTACCTGCCGCGTGCACCTGCACGACACTCGCAAGGAGCAGGAGACAGCCGTGCGCGTGTACAGCCACCTGAAGAG CGTCCTCAAGGACCACTGCGTGCAGCACCTTCCTGATGGCTCCGTGACCGTGGAGTCCATCCTCATCCAGGCTGCTGCCCACTCAGAGGACCCCAGCACCAAGGTGCTGCTGGTCTCCTGGACCTACCAG GATGAGGAGCTGGGAAGCTACCTCACGTCTCTGCTCAAGAAAGGCCTGCCCCAGGCCAGCTGA
- the INTS11 gene encoding integrator complex subunit 11 isoform X2 produces MPEIRVTPLGAGQDVGRSCILVSIAGKNVMLDCGMHMGFSDDRRFPDFSYITRGGRLTDFLDCVIISHFHLDHCGALPYFSEMVGYDGPIYMTQPTQAICPILLEDYRKIAVDKKGEANFFTSQMIKDCMKKVVAVHLHQTVQVDDELEIKAYYAGHVLGAAMFQIKVGSESVVYTGDYNMTPDRHLGAAWIDKCRPNLLITESTYATTIRDSKRCRERDFLKKVHETVERGGKVLIPVFALGRAQELCILLETFWERMDLKAPIYFSTGLTEKANHYYKLFIPWTNQKIRKTFVQRNMFEFKHIKAFDRAFADSPGPMVVFATPGMLHAGQSLQIFRKWAGNEKNMVIMPGYCVQGTVGHKILSGQRKLEMEGRQVLEVKMQVEYMSFSAHADAKGIMQLVGQAEPENVLLVHGEAKKMEFLKQKIEQEFRVSCYMPANGETVTLPTSPSIPVGISLGLLKREMAQGLLPDAKKPRLLHGTLIMKDSNFRLVSSEQALKELGLAEHQLRFTCRVHLHDTRKEQETAVRVYSHLKSVLKDHCVQHLPDGSVTVESILIQAAAHSEDPSTKVLLVSWTYQDEELGSYLTSLLKKGLPQAS; encoded by the exons ATGCCGGAGATCAGGGTCACGCCCCTGG GGGCTGGCCAGGATGTGGGCCGAAGCTGCATCCTGGTCTCCATCGCGGGCAAGAATGTCATGCTGGACTGCGggatgcacatgggcttcagtgacGAC aggcgcttccccGACTTTTCCTACATCACCCGCGGCGGCCGGCTGACCGACTTCCTGGACTGTGTGATCATCAG CCACTTCCACCTGGACCACTGCGGGGCGCTCCCTTACTTCAGCGAGATGGTGGGCTACGACGGGCCCATCTACATGACCCAGCCCACCCAGGCCATCTGCCCCATCCTGCTGGAGGACTACCGCAAGATCGCCGTGGACAAGAAGGGCGAGGCCAATTTCTTCACGTCCCAGATGATCAAGGACTGCATGAAGAAGGTGGTGGCCGTCCACCTCCACCAGACAGTGCAg GTGGACGATGAGCTAGAAATCAAGGCTTACTACGCGGGCCACGTGCTGGGGGCGGCCATGTTCCAGATTAAAGTGGGCTCAGAGTCTGTGGTCTACACG GGGGATTATAACATGACCCCGGACCGGCATTTGGG AGCCGCCTGGATTGACAAATGCCGCCCCAACCTGCTCATCACAGAGTCCACATATGCCACCACCATCCGTGACTCCAAGCGCTGCCGGGAGCGAGACTTCCTGAAGAAGGTCCATGAGACCGTGGAGCGTGGTGGGAAG gtGCTGATCCCCGTGTTTGCGCTGGGCCGCGCTCAGGAGCTCTGCATCCTGCTGGAGACCTTCTG GGAGCGCATGGACCTGAAGGCCCCCATCTACTTCTCCACGGGCCTGACGGAGAAGGCGAACCACTACTACAAGCTCTTCATCCCCTGGACTAACCAGAAGATCCGGAAGACCTTCGTGCAGAGGAACATGTTTGAGTTCAAGCACATTAAGGCCTTTGACCGGGCGTTTGCTGACAGCCCGGGTCCCATG GTCGTGTTTGCCACCCCGGGGATGCTGCATGCCGGCCAGTCCCTACAAATCTTCCGGAAGTGGGCAGGGAACGAGAAGAACATG GTCATCATGCCCGGCTACTGCGTCCAGGGCACTGTGGGCCACAAGATCCTGAGTGGGCAGCGcaagctggagatggaggggcgaCAGGTG CTGGAGGTCAAGATGCAGGTGGAGTACATGTCCTTCAGCGCCCACGCAGATGCCAAGGGCATCATGCAGCTGGTGGGCCAGGCAGAGCCAGAGAACGTGCTGTTGGTACACGGCGAGGCCAAGAAGATGGAGTTTCTGAAGCAGAAGATCGAGCAGGAATTCC GGGTTAGCTGCTACATGCCGGCCAATGGTGAGACAGTGACGCTGCCCACGAGCCCCAGCATCCCCGTGGGCATCTCACTGGGGCTACTGAAGCGGGAGATGGCACAGG GCCTGCTCCCTGATGCCAAGAAGCCCCGGCTCTTGCACGGCACCCTGATCATGAAGGACAGC aACTTCCGGCTCGTGTCCTCAGAGCAGGCCCTCAAGGAGCTGGGCCTGGCCGAGCACCAGCTGCGCTTTACCTGCCGCGTGCACCTGCACGACACTCGCAAGGAGCAGGAGACAGCCGTGCGCGTGTACAGCCACCTGAAGAG CGTCCTCAAGGACCACTGCGTGCAGCACCTTCCTGATGGCTCCGTGACCGTGGAGTCCATCCTCATCCAGGCTGCTGCCCACTCAGAGGACCCCAGCACCAAGGTGCTGCTGGTCTCCTGGACCTACCAG GATGAGGAGCTGGGAAGCTACCTCACGTCTCTGCTCAAGAAAGGCCTGCCCCAGGCCAGCTGA
- the INTS11 gene encoding integrator complex subunit 11 isoform X3 produces MLDCGMHMGFSDDRRFPDFSYITRGGRLTDFLDCVIISHFHLDHCGALPYFSEMVGYDGPIYMTQPTQAICPILLEDYRKIAVDKKGEANFFTSQMIKDCMKKVVAVHLHQTVQVDDELEIKAYYAGHVLGAAMFQIKVGSESVVYTGDYNMTPDRHLGAAWIDKCRPNLLITESTYATTIRDSKRCRERDFLKKVLIPVFALGRAQELCILLETFWERMDLKAPIYFSTGLTEKANHYYKLFIPWTNQKIRKTFVQRNMFEFKHIKAFDRAFADSPGPMVVFATPGMLHAGQSLQIFRKWAGNEKNMVIMPGYCVQGTVGHKILSGQRKLEMEGRQVLEVKMQVEYMSFSAHADAKGIMQLVGQAEPENVLLVHGEAKKMEFLKQKIEQEFRVSCYMPANGETVTLPTSPSIPVGISLGLLKREMAQGLLPDAKKPRLLHGTLIMKDSNFRLVSSEQALKELGLAEHQLRFTCRVHLHDTRKEQETAVRVYSHLKSVLKDHCVQHLPDGSVTVESILIQAAAHSEDPSTKVLLVSWTYQDEELGSYLTSLLKKGLPQAS; encoded by the exons ATGCTGGACTGCGggatgcacatgggcttcagtgacGAC aggcgcttccccGACTTTTCCTACATCACCCGCGGCGGCCGGCTGACCGACTTCCTGGACTGTGTGATCATCAG CCACTTCCACCTGGACCACTGCGGGGCGCTCCCTTACTTCAGCGAGATGGTGGGCTACGACGGGCCCATCTACATGACCCAGCCCACCCAGGCCATCTGCCCCATCCTGCTGGAGGACTACCGCAAGATCGCCGTGGACAAGAAGGGCGAGGCCAATTTCTTCACGTCCCAGATGATCAAGGACTGCATGAAGAAGGTGGTGGCCGTCCACCTCCACCAGACAGTGCAg GTGGACGATGAGCTAGAAATCAAGGCTTACTACGCGGGCCACGTGCTGGGGGCGGCCATGTTCCAGATTAAAGTGGGCTCAGAGTCTGTGGTCTACACG GGGGATTATAACATGACCCCGGACCGGCATTTGGG AGCCGCCTGGATTGACAAATGCCGCCCCAACCTGCTCATCACAGAGTCCACATATGCCACCACCATCCGTGACTCCAAGCGCTGCCGGGAGCGAGACTTCCTGAAGAAG gtGCTGATCCCCGTGTTTGCGCTGGGCCGCGCTCAGGAGCTCTGCATCCTGCTGGAGACCTTCTG GGAGCGCATGGACCTGAAGGCCCCCATCTACTTCTCCACGGGCCTGACGGAGAAGGCGAACCACTACTACAAGCTCTTCATCCCCTGGACTAACCAGAAGATCCGGAAGACCTTCGTGCAGAGGAACATGTTTGAGTTCAAGCACATTAAGGCCTTTGACCGGGCGTTTGCTGACAGCCCGGGTCCCATG GTCGTGTTTGCCACCCCGGGGATGCTGCATGCCGGCCAGTCCCTACAAATCTTCCGGAAGTGGGCAGGGAACGAGAAGAACATG GTCATCATGCCCGGCTACTGCGTCCAGGGCACTGTGGGCCACAAGATCCTGAGTGGGCAGCGcaagctggagatggaggggcgaCAGGTG CTGGAGGTCAAGATGCAGGTGGAGTACATGTCCTTCAGCGCCCACGCAGATGCCAAGGGCATCATGCAGCTGGTGGGCCAGGCAGAGCCAGAGAACGTGCTGTTGGTACACGGCGAGGCCAAGAAGATGGAGTTTCTGAAGCAGAAGATCGAGCAGGAATTCC GGGTTAGCTGCTACATGCCGGCCAATGGTGAGACAGTGACGCTGCCCACGAGCCCCAGCATCCCCGTGGGCATCTCACTGGGGCTACTGAAGCGGGAGATGGCACAGG GCCTGCTCCCTGATGCCAAGAAGCCCCGGCTCTTGCACGGCACCCTGATCATGAAGGACAGC aACTTCCGGCTCGTGTCCTCAGAGCAGGCCCTCAAGGAGCTGGGCCTGGCCGAGCACCAGCTGCGCTTTACCTGCCGCGTGCACCTGCACGACACTCGCAAGGAGCAGGAGACAGCCGTGCGCGTGTACAGCCACCTGAAGAG CGTCCTCAAGGACCACTGCGTGCAGCACCTTCCTGATGGCTCCGTGACCGTGGAGTCCATCCTCATCCAGGCTGCTGCCCACTCAGAGGACCCCAGCACCAAGGTGCTGCTGGTCTCCTGGACCTACCAG GATGAGGAGCTGGGAAGCTACCTCACGTCTCTGCTCAAGAAAGGCCTGCCCCAGGCCAGCTGA
- the INTS11 gene encoding integrator complex subunit 11 isoform X4, which yields MLDCGMHMGFSDDRRFPDFSYITRGGRLTDFLDCVIISHFHLDHCGALPYFSEMVGYDGPIYMTQPTQAICPILLEDYRKIAVDKKGEANFFTSQMIKDCMKKVVAVHLHQTVQGDYNMTPDRHLGAAWIDKCRPNLLITESTYATTIRDSKRCRERDFLKKVHETVERGGKVLIPVFALGRAQELCILLETFWERMDLKAPIYFSTGLTEKANHYYKLFIPWTNQKIRKTFVQRNMFEFKHIKAFDRAFADSPGPMVVFATPGMLHAGQSLQIFRKWAGNEKNMVIMPGYCVQGTVGHKILSGQRKLEMEGRQVLEVKMQVEYMSFSAHADAKGIMQLVGQAEPENVLLVHGEAKKMEFLKQKIEQEFRVSCYMPANGETVTLPTSPSIPVGISLGLLKREMAQGLLPDAKKPRLLHGTLIMKDSNFRLVSSEQALKELGLAEHQLRFTCRVHLHDTRKEQETAVRVYSHLKSVLKDHCVQHLPDGSVTVESILIQAAAHSEDPSTKVLLVSWTYQDEELGSYLTSLLKKGLPQAS from the exons ATGCTGGACTGCGggatgcacatgggcttcagtgacGAC aggcgcttccccGACTTTTCCTACATCACCCGCGGCGGCCGGCTGACCGACTTCCTGGACTGTGTGATCATCAG CCACTTCCACCTGGACCACTGCGGGGCGCTCCCTTACTTCAGCGAGATGGTGGGCTACGACGGGCCCATCTACATGACCCAGCCCACCCAGGCCATCTGCCCCATCCTGCTGGAGGACTACCGCAAGATCGCCGTGGACAAGAAGGGCGAGGCCAATTTCTTCACGTCCCAGATGATCAAGGACTGCATGAAGAAGGTGGTGGCCGTCCACCTCCACCAGACAGTGCAg GGGGATTATAACATGACCCCGGACCGGCATTTGGG AGCCGCCTGGATTGACAAATGCCGCCCCAACCTGCTCATCACAGAGTCCACATATGCCACCACCATCCGTGACTCCAAGCGCTGCCGGGAGCGAGACTTCCTGAAGAAGGTCCATGAGACCGTGGAGCGTGGTGGGAAG gtGCTGATCCCCGTGTTTGCGCTGGGCCGCGCTCAGGAGCTCTGCATCCTGCTGGAGACCTTCTG GGAGCGCATGGACCTGAAGGCCCCCATCTACTTCTCCACGGGCCTGACGGAGAAGGCGAACCACTACTACAAGCTCTTCATCCCCTGGACTAACCAGAAGATCCGGAAGACCTTCGTGCAGAGGAACATGTTTGAGTTCAAGCACATTAAGGCCTTTGACCGGGCGTTTGCTGACAGCCCGGGTCCCATG GTCGTGTTTGCCACCCCGGGGATGCTGCATGCCGGCCAGTCCCTACAAATCTTCCGGAAGTGGGCAGGGAACGAGAAGAACATG GTCATCATGCCCGGCTACTGCGTCCAGGGCACTGTGGGCCACAAGATCCTGAGTGGGCAGCGcaagctggagatggaggggcgaCAGGTG CTGGAGGTCAAGATGCAGGTGGAGTACATGTCCTTCAGCGCCCACGCAGATGCCAAGGGCATCATGCAGCTGGTGGGCCAGGCAGAGCCAGAGAACGTGCTGTTGGTACACGGCGAGGCCAAGAAGATGGAGTTTCTGAAGCAGAAGATCGAGCAGGAATTCC GGGTTAGCTGCTACATGCCGGCCAATGGTGAGACAGTGACGCTGCCCACGAGCCCCAGCATCCCCGTGGGCATCTCACTGGGGCTACTGAAGCGGGAGATGGCACAGG GCCTGCTCCCTGATGCCAAGAAGCCCCGGCTCTTGCACGGCACCCTGATCATGAAGGACAGC aACTTCCGGCTCGTGTCCTCAGAGCAGGCCCTCAAGGAGCTGGGCCTGGCCGAGCACCAGCTGCGCTTTACCTGCCGCGTGCACCTGCACGACACTCGCAAGGAGCAGGAGACAGCCGTGCGCGTGTACAGCCACCTGAAGAG CGTCCTCAAGGACCACTGCGTGCAGCACCTTCCTGATGGCTCCGTGACCGTGGAGTCCATCCTCATCCAGGCTGCTGCCCACTCAGAGGACCCCAGCACCAAGGTGCTGCTGGTCTCCTGGACCTACCAG GATGAGGAGCTGGGAAGCTACCTCACGTCTCTGCTCAAGAAAGGCCTGCCCCAGGCCAGCTGA